A window from Bdellovibrionales bacterium encodes these proteins:
- a CDS encoding CTP synthase translates to MAVKTTKKISTTKSTKKRLQQKFIFVTGGVVSSIGKGLTAASLGSLLEARGVRVTIMKFDPYLNVDPGTMSPLQHGEVYVTDDGAETDLDLGHYERFTSAVMSRSNSVSTGQIYDTVLSRERRGDYLGGTVQVIPHITDEIKARAQEAAQGTEVIIVEIGGTVGDIEGQPFLEAIRQMRSELGEDNSVLVHVTYVPYIAAAGELKSKPTQHSVKELRMIGLQPDFLVCRSEKPIDDGLKKKIGLFCSVEPQNVIAAQDSKFIYEVPLALHAEGLDQLIVEKLQLSSARPDLSGWKKIVKVLQNPKKNVTIGVVGKYVDLKESYKSLNEAIVHAGIANNCKVNIVYVDSEKITDKNVVQYLGDVDGVLVPGGFGARGVEGKISAIKFARERQVPFFGICFGMQLASIEFARNVCGIQDATSHEFFTDDKTRNYVIDTMVEQRGNVNKGGTMRLGAFSCSLAKGSTAYDVYKSSLIYERHRHRYEYNNKYRALFEKKGMNATGICKERNLVEIVELVDHPWFVGVQFHPEFKSKPLAPHPLFTHFVKAALKRGSE, encoded by the coding sequence ATGGCTGTTAAAACCACAAAAAAGATTTCAACGACCAAGTCGACGAAAAAGAGACTTCAACAGAAGTTCATTTTTGTAACAGGTGGTGTGGTTTCCTCTATCGGTAAGGGTTTGACGGCGGCGAGCTTGGGCTCTTTGCTGGAAGCGCGCGGCGTGCGCGTAACGATCATGAAATTTGACCCTTACTTGAATGTGGATCCAGGTACCATGTCTCCGCTACAACACGGTGAAGTGTATGTAACAGATGACGGTGCTGAGACAGATTTGGACTTGGGTCACTATGAACGCTTTACCAGTGCGGTGATGTCACGCTCAAACAGCGTTTCAACCGGTCAGATTTACGACACGGTTTTGAGTCGCGAACGCCGTGGTGATTACCTCGGTGGAACTGTGCAGGTCATTCCGCATATTACTGATGAAATCAAAGCCCGTGCTCAAGAAGCCGCTCAAGGTACAGAAGTTATTATCGTCGAAATCGGCGGAACTGTCGGGGATATCGAAGGTCAGCCGTTCCTTGAAGCTATCAGACAGATGCGCAGTGAACTCGGCGAAGATAATTCCGTGTTGGTGCACGTCACTTACGTTCCGTACATCGCCGCTGCCGGTGAGTTGAAAAGCAAGCCGACTCAGCACTCGGTGAAAGAGTTGCGTATGATCGGTTTGCAACCTGACTTCTTGGTTTGTCGTAGTGAAAAGCCGATTGATGACGGACTTAAGAAAAAAATCGGTTTGTTCTGCAGCGTAGAGCCTCAAAACGTTATTGCCGCTCAAGATTCTAAATTTATCTACGAAGTTCCGCTGGCTTTGCATGCAGAAGGTCTTGATCAGCTGATTGTCGAAAAGCTGCAGCTCTCTTCAGCCCGTCCTGATTTGAGCGGTTGGAAGAAGATTGTGAAAGTTCTGCAAAATCCAAAGAAGAACGTCACGATCGGTGTTGTTGGTAAGTATGTGGATTTGAAAGAATCGTATAAGTCTTTGAATGAGGCGATCGTTCATGCGGGGATTGCCAATAACTGCAAAGTGAACATTGTGTATGTCGACTCTGAAAAGATCACAGATAAAAATGTGGTTCAATATTTGGGTGATGTTGACGGCGTGCTTGTTCCAGGCGGCTTCGGCGCGCGTGGAGTTGAAGGCAAGATCTCGGCGATTAAGTTTGCGCGCGAAAGACAGGTTCCATTCTTCGGTATCTGCTTCGGTATGCAGCTGGCGTCGATCGAGTTTGCGCGCAACGTGTGCGGAATCCAGGATGCCACAAGCCACGAATTCTTTACTGACGATAAGACTCGTAATTATGTGATCGACACCATGGTTGAGCAGCGTGGAAATGTGAATAAGGGCGGAACGATGCGCTTAGGGGCGTTCTCATGCTCGTTGGCAAAGGGCAGTACGGCCTATGATGTGTATAAAAGTTCCCTGATTTATGAACGCCACCGCCATCGTTACGAGTACAATAACAAATATCGTGCTTTATTCGAGAAAAAGGGTATGAATGCCACCGGGATTTGCAAAGAGAGAAATCTGGTTGAGATCGTCGAGTTGGTGGATCATCCTTGGTTTGTTGGGGTTCAATTCCACCCTGAATTTAAGTCGAAGCCGTTGGCTCCGCATCCGCTCTTCACTCATTTCGTGAAAGCGGCGTTAAAAAGAGGTTCTGAATAA